From the Rhodothalassiaceae bacterium genome, one window contains:
- a CDS encoding ABC transporter ATP-binding protein, with protein MDAVPLLEVRGLRKSFPKADGGELLVLDGIDLRLKEGEIVGLLGRSGSGKSTLLRLIAGLARPAGGSIAYLGRALDGPAEGIAMVFQGFALFPWLTVLENVELGLEALGLPREEVRRRALEAIDMIGLDGFESAYPRELSGGMRQRVGFARALVVHPNILLMDEPFSALDVLTAETLRTDFLDLWAEGQLPIKGVILVTHNIEEAILMCDRVLVFASNPGRIVSEIEVGLPHPRDRLDPTFRDLVERVYVELTAKPATERAVARAERFPGVGIGTILPRVSSNLLSGLIEAVAGPPYNGQADLPVIAAALSMEIDDLFPVAETLQMLRFAELAGGDVRLTPEGKRFAEADTDERKRLFAQHLLTYVALAAHIRRVLDERPSHRAPWSRFADEVEDHMSPEAAEQTLRAVISWGRYAEVFAYDDQTQTFSLENP; from the coding sequence ATGGATGCCGTGCCCCTGCTGGAAGTGCGCGGCCTGCGCAAGTCGTTCCCCAAGGCCGACGGCGGCGAGCTGCTCGTCCTCGACGGCATCGATCTGAGGCTGAAGGAAGGCGAGATCGTCGGCCTGCTCGGCCGTTCGGGGTCCGGCAAGTCCACGCTCCTCCGGCTGATCGCGGGGCTCGCCCGGCCGGCCGGCGGCTCCATCGCCTATCTCGGCCGGGCGCTGGACGGCCCGGCCGAGGGGATTGCCATGGTGTTCCAGGGCTTCGCGCTCTTTCCCTGGCTGACCGTTCTCGAAAACGTCGAGCTCGGCCTCGAGGCGCTCGGTCTGCCGCGGGAGGAAGTGCGCCGCCGTGCGCTTGAGGCGATCGACATGATCGGCCTCGACGGCTTCGAATCCGCCTATCCCCGCGAGCTCTCGGGCGGCATGCGCCAGCGCGTGGGCTTCGCGCGCGCGCTCGTCGTCCATCCCAACATCCTGCTGATGGACGAGCCGTTCTCCGCGCTCGACGTGCTGACCGCAGAGACGCTGCGCACCGACTTTCTGGACCTCTGGGCCGAAGGGCAGCTTCCGATCAAGGGCGTCATCCTCGTCACCCATAACATCGAGGAAGCGATCCTCATGTGCGATCGCGTGCTCGTGTTCGCGAGCAATCCGGGACGGATCGTGAGCGAGATCGAGGTCGGTCTGCCCCACCCGCGGGACCGGCTCGACCCGACCTTCCGCGATCTCGTCGAGCGGGTTTATGTGGAGCTGACCGCCAAGCCCGCCACCGAGCGCGCGGTGGCACGGGCCGAGCGGTTTCCGGGGGTGGGCATCGGCACGATCCTGCCGCGCGTCTCGTCGAATCTGCTGTCGGGCCTGATCGAGGCGGTCGCCGGGCCGCCTTACAATGGTCAAGCCGACCTACCCGTGATCGCGGCCGCGCTCAGCATGGAGATAGACGACCTGTTCCCGGTCGCCGAGACGCTGCAGATGCTCAGGTTCGCCGAGCTGGCCGGTGGCGACGTCAGGCTCACCCCCGAGGGGAAGCGCTTCGCGGAAGCGGACACCGACGAACGCAAGCGCCTGTTCGCCCAGCATCTGCTCACCTACGTTGCGCTCGCGGCCCACATCCGCCGGGTGCTCGACGAGCGTCCGAGCCACCGGGCCCCATGGAGCCGCTTCGCCGACGAGGTCGAGGACCACATGTCGCCGGAGGCGGCGGAGCAGACGCTGCGTGCGGTCATCAGCTGGGGGCGCTATGCCGAGGTCTTCGCCTACGACGATCAGACGCAGACCTTCAGCCTGGAAAATCCCTGA
- a CDS encoding hypothetical protein (possible pseudo, frameshifted), whose amino-acid sequence MIRGGFRLLGGDSRSLEARLALYVAIATLPVVMGGLLLKGFVATEGRNALLIALTTIGFGVVLWLADLNGKKDGRTPFEGMTLEAALVIGLAQVLALIPGVSRSGITMTAALFLGYRRDAAARFSLLLSIPTTAAAGTLVGVDIWKSGDAALQLDAVVASGLSFLAALAAIAGLMAWLRRSTFAPFVIYRIVLGCALLAWLA is encoded by the coding sequence ATGATCCGCGGCGGCTTTCGCCTCCTCGGTGGCGATTCGAGGAGCCTGGAGGCCCGCCTCGCCCTCTACGTGGCCATCGCCACATTGCCTGTCGTCATGGGCGGGCTCCTGCTCAAGGGGTTCGTCGCAACGGAGGGGCGCAATGCTCTCCTGATCGCGCTGACCACCATCGGCTTCGGGGTCGTCCTGTGGCTGGCGGACCTCAACGGGAAGAAGGATGGACGCACTCCGTTCGAAGGCATGACGCTCGAGGCAGCGCTTGTGATCGGTCTGGCGCAGGTCCTGGCTTTGATACCCGGCGTCAGCCGGTCGGGCATCACCATGACCGCCGCTCTTTTCCTTGGTTATCGTCGTGATGCGGCGGCACGCTTCTCGCTGCTCCTTTCCATCCCCACAACCGCAGCAGCCGGAACTCTCGTGGGCGTCGACATCTGGAAATCGGGCGACGCCGCTCTGCAGCTCGATGCAGTCGTCGCGTCCGGACTCTCGTTCTTAGCCGCCCTTGCGGCGATCGCCGGACTGATGGCTTGGCTACGCCGATCGACATTTGCGCCCTTCGTGATCTACCGCATCGTGCTCGGCTGCGCTCTTCTGGCTTGGCTGGCATAA
- a CDS encoding ABC transporter permease, with product MLSFWDLVAILLVLGALVFLAEASRGLVRPLPEPGVSAITLDPAALPGYAARTTLRMLAAMALSLLFTFTYATWAAKSRRAEVVLMPLLDILQSVPILGFISVTVVFFMSLAPGRMLGAEFAAIFAIFTSQAWNMAFSFYQSLRTVPEELQEAARSFRLGPWMRFWRLEVPFAMPALVWNMMMSMSGGWFFVVASEAISVGDTTVALPGIGSYIALAIAERDLGAIGWAVGAMLVVILIYDQLLFRPLVAWADRFRFEQEGGAVPPRSWVLMALRRSRLVSLAIAPVASVWRWTYRAMPKAGNPSHETRLSERTARWTDRLWYAVVIAVAGLALWKVAQFVSTGVSLAEAGTAVLYGLATMARVSVLIAIASAIWVPIGVWIGLRPNAARFAQPVAQFMAAFPANLLFPFAVSAVAAFRLDPDIWLSPLMVLGTQWYILFNVIAGASTIPGELRDIGTNLRVRGWLWWRRIALPAIFPFYLTGAITASGGSWNASIVAEVASWGQDKLQAHGLGAYIAQATEAGDFHRIVLGISVMSAFVVVINRAFWRPLYARAERKFRLG from the coding sequence ATGCTGAGCTTCTGGGACCTTGTCGCGATTCTCCTGGTCCTTGGCGCCCTGGTCTTCCTGGCCGAGGCCAGCCGCGGGCTCGTCCGGCCGCTCCCCGAGCCCGGTGTGAGCGCCATCACGCTCGATCCCGCTGCCCTGCCGGGCTACGCCGCGCGGACGACGCTGCGCATGCTGGCGGCGATGGCGCTGTCGCTGCTCTTCACGTTCACCTATGCGACCTGGGCCGCAAAGAGTCGGCGTGCCGAAGTCGTCCTGATGCCTCTCCTCGACATCCTGCAGTCGGTCCCGATCCTCGGCTTCATTTCGGTCACGGTCGTCTTCTTCATGTCGCTGGCCCCCGGGCGGATGCTGGGCGCCGAGTTTGCCGCCATCTTCGCCATTTTCACCAGCCAAGCCTGGAACATGGCGTTCAGCTTCTACCAGTCGCTGCGGACGGTCCCCGAGGAGCTGCAGGAAGCCGCGCGGTCGTTCCGGCTCGGCCCCTGGATGCGGTTCTGGCGCCTCGAGGTTCCGTTCGCCATGCCGGCGCTCGTCTGGAACATGATGATGTCGATGTCGGGCGGCTGGTTCTTCGTCGTCGCCTCGGAGGCGATCAGCGTCGGCGACACGACCGTCGCGCTGCCGGGGATCGGCTCCTATATCGCGCTCGCCATCGCCGAGCGCGATCTGGGCGCCATCGGCTGGGCCGTCGGCGCCATGCTCGTGGTCATCCTGATCTACGACCAGCTCCTGTTCCGGCCGCTCGTCGCCTGGGCCGACCGGTTCCGCTTCGAGCAGGAAGGGGGCGCTGTGCCGCCGCGCTCGTGGGTGCTTATGGCGCTCAGGCGCTCGCGCCTCGTGAGCCTCGCGATCGCGCCGGTCGCTTCGGTCTGGCGGTGGACCTATCGGGCCATGCCAAAGGCGGGCAATCCAAGCCATGAGACTCGGCTCTCCGAGCGCACCGCCCGATGGACCGACCGGCTCTGGTATGCGGTCGTGATCGCGGTCGCCGGGCTCGCCCTTTGGAAGGTCGCGCAGTTCGTTTCAACGGGCGTTTCGCTCGCCGAGGCGGGGACGGCCGTCCTCTACGGCCTCGCGACCATGGCCCGTGTGTCCGTGCTGATCGCCATCGCGAGCGCGATCTGGGTGCCGATAGGGGTCTGGATCGGTCTCCGCCCGAATGCCGCGCGCTTCGCACAGCCGGTCGCGCAGTTCATGGCGGCCTTCCCGGCCAACCTCCTGTTCCCCTTCGCCGTCTCGGCCGTCGCGGCGTTCCGTCTCGATCCCGACATCTGGCTGAGCCCGCTGATGGTCCTCGGAACCCAGTGGTACATTCTGTTCAACGTGATCGCGGGCGCCTCGACCATACCGGGCGAGCTGCGCGACATCGGCACGAATCTGCGCGTGCGCGGGTGGCTGTGGTGGCGCAGGATCGCGCTTCCCGCCATCTTTCCCTTCTATCTGACCGGCGCCATCACCGCCTCGGGCGGGTCCTGGAACGCCAGCATTGTGGCCGAGGTGGCGAGCTGGGGGCAGGACAAGCTGCAGGCGCACGGGCTCGGCGCCTACATCGCGCAAGCGACCGAAGCCGGGGACTTCCATCGCATCGTCCTCGGCATCTCCGTGATGAGCGCTTTTGTCGTTGTCATCAACCGTGCGTTCTGGCGCCCGCTCTATGCGCGCGCCGAACGCAAGTTCCGCCTCGGCTGA